The following are encoded together in the Candidatus Tumulicola sp. genome:
- a CDS encoding class I SAM-dependent methyltransferase, whose protein sequence is MPQPRLNDHLYVDRALAFAGHAERSPYNASYERPSMLDLVGDIADKDVMDVGCGAGTLLALFAERNPRTLTGIDASPQLAAIAASRLEGRARIRVHDVREPFELVERNAIDVIVCSLVLDYVKDWKGGLSNCRSLLRPGGSMFFSVTHPNEAPPGIDSNECVLVKERWPSFGFEVSCYYRPLTQMLQAIADAGFVLRRTAVPQPATHLLWRDPGLFLRLKRRPRFLMFEIGNPVPTA, encoded by the coding sequence GTGCCGCAACCCCGTTTGAACGACCATTTGTACGTCGATCGCGCTCTGGCGTTCGCCGGGCATGCGGAGCGATCGCCGTATAACGCCTCGTACGAACGTCCTTCGATGCTCGATCTCGTCGGCGATATTGCGGACAAAGATGTTATGGACGTTGGCTGCGGCGCCGGCACACTGTTGGCGCTTTTCGCGGAACGTAACCCTCGAACGCTGACCGGTATCGATGCAAGCCCGCAGCTTGCCGCCATCGCGGCGTCGCGCCTCGAGGGGCGCGCTCGCATTCGCGTGCACGATGTTCGCGAACCGTTCGAATTGGTCGAACGTAATGCAATCGACGTAATCGTTTGTTCCCTCGTGCTCGATTACGTCAAAGATTGGAAAGGCGGTCTTAGTAACTGCCGCTCGTTGTTACGGCCCGGTGGTTCGATGTTTTTCTCGGTAACGCACCCCAACGAAGCACCGCCAGGTATAGATTCGAACGAATGCGTCCTCGTAAAGGAACGTTGGCCATCGTTCGGGTTCGAGGTGTCGTGCTATTATCGCCCGTTGACCCAGATGCTTCAAGCGATCGCCGATGCAGGCTTCGTTCTTCGCCGGACCGCAGTGCCTCAGCCGGCTACGCACCTATTGTGGCGCGACCCGGGCCTGTTCTTACGGCTCAAGCGGCGGCCTCGCTTTCTCATGTTCGAAATCGGAAACCCGGTACCGACAGCGTAG
- a CDS encoding LuxR C-terminal-related transcriptional regulator: MNPELISRPDVERRLRNAVEHTPLTLLHAPLGAGKTAAAKMAFAGTPGVVWMEARPWHRDAFIRGVVETVRGARANFGRMTLGALDAGASAAHIGGTFATELAHIDEPLTLIVDNAHVFTGEPGFSHFVDAAVNALPAGAHILAMGRSLPDITLGRVFPRGKAQIVDGDLLVFNSEDIRALGRHFGREIDGETIAEIEKSTEGWAAGVTLAVSGQRILVPTAKGPRNAAEVYLTKELLSRLDRHVIFFLERAAVFETLDLRVLDTINAFAGARDLIASLRREGALLSEIGPNCYRLHPVLRELAERRLHKRGAAGAAHRDAAEAYIQAGEPAAALFHADESSDPTTAVAFLRNHAAALIATGDRVRVRGLATRIDPKGPDAGVRWFVDALLEKASGSADVRATLSRVVDAADASNDATIAFQARAQAIEHDIGHLVSVDDAMLDDLARRAEPLGLPAVATTLVMRGWSRAIGHDFVGALAAVATLDVGDAAVRFNVDVLRAYAQTSLGQVDSAEETLDALIGLLENDDQVVLQTLTLVWFARLGLVWGQTTAASDAAAQAERLAAALDLRAEEAALYVALTEIATHNGDVDAAMRYAERAKSRSGQAWYAGDVSRVRAFAEIALARAAFLGDDYAVARELADRAAARIDFPPVQRAAALGESAIYTLLCEPSAAATAIARAREALSIASPSDAADAATLATADDLLAFLDAANGVVHASLLTGCERFASLIAHRRGLVTLEHAGIAVGSARRGRNNSSVAFDATLELLTRDGPRFEARLARAYASSFMKPNSTQPVAPDLHLTPREREILSLLIDGLTNKEIAERLIVSPRTVETHVERVLGKLEVGSRSRAIAKAIRLGVPSLDSPG; the protein is encoded by the coding sequence CGAGCACACGCCGCTTACGCTGTTGCACGCGCCGCTTGGCGCGGGGAAGACGGCGGCGGCGAAAATGGCTTTTGCCGGGACGCCCGGAGTCGTTTGGATGGAGGCGCGCCCTTGGCACCGAGATGCGTTCATCCGTGGCGTCGTCGAAACGGTCCGCGGCGCACGCGCGAATTTCGGGCGCATGACGCTCGGCGCTCTAGATGCCGGCGCGAGCGCGGCTCACATCGGCGGAACGTTCGCGACGGAACTCGCCCACATCGATGAGCCCTTAACGCTGATCGTCGACAACGCTCACGTCTTTACTGGCGAACCTGGCTTCTCGCACTTCGTCGATGCGGCCGTCAACGCGCTTCCCGCCGGCGCTCACATTCTCGCGATGGGCAGATCGCTTCCGGACATTACGCTCGGAAGAGTCTTCCCGCGTGGCAAGGCGCAGATCGTAGACGGTGACCTACTGGTTTTCAACAGCGAGGATATTCGCGCGCTCGGGCGCCATTTTGGGCGCGAGATCGACGGCGAAACGATCGCTGAGATTGAAAAGAGCACCGAAGGGTGGGCGGCCGGCGTTACGCTCGCGGTTAGCGGGCAACGCATTCTCGTACCGACAGCAAAGGGGCCACGCAACGCGGCGGAAGTCTACCTTACGAAGGAGCTCTTGTCACGTCTCGATCGGCACGTCATCTTTTTTCTCGAGCGGGCGGCGGTATTCGAGACGCTCGATCTGCGAGTCCTAGATACGATCAATGCATTCGCTGGGGCTCGCGATCTGATCGCGAGCTTGCGCCGAGAGGGCGCGCTGTTGAGCGAGATCGGCCCCAATTGCTATCGCTTACATCCGGTGTTACGCGAGCTGGCCGAACGGCGGCTACATAAACGCGGCGCGGCGGGTGCGGCCCATCGCGACGCCGCAGAAGCGTACATTCAGGCGGGTGAACCCGCGGCAGCCCTTTTTCACGCCGACGAGAGTAGCGACCCCACAACGGCTGTCGCGTTTCTACGGAATCATGCAGCAGCCTTAATCGCCACGGGCGATCGCGTCCGAGTGCGCGGCCTAGCGACCCGCATCGATCCCAAGGGGCCCGATGCCGGCGTACGCTGGTTCGTCGACGCGCTCTTGGAAAAAGCCAGCGGGTCCGCCGATGTGCGCGCTACGCTTTCACGCGTCGTCGATGCTGCCGATGCATCGAACGATGCTACGATCGCATTTCAGGCTCGTGCCCAAGCCATCGAGCATGACATTGGGCATCTGGTCTCCGTCGACGACGCGATGCTGGACGATCTCGCACGACGCGCAGAGCCGCTGGGTCTACCTGCGGTAGCAACGACGTTGGTGATGCGCGGGTGGTCTCGAGCTATCGGTCACGACTTCGTTGGCGCCCTTGCCGCTGTTGCTACGCTGGACGTCGGCGATGCGGCGGTGCGGTTCAACGTGGATGTTTTACGCGCCTACGCACAGACGTCGCTTGGCCAAGTCGATTCGGCCGAGGAAACGCTCGACGCGTTAATTGGCTTGCTTGAGAATGACGATCAAGTGGTTCTCCAAACGTTGACGCTTGTATGGTTCGCGCGTCTCGGGCTGGTCTGGGGTCAGACTACAGCGGCAAGTGATGCAGCCGCACAAGCCGAACGGCTTGCTGCCGCTCTGGATCTACGAGCCGAAGAGGCCGCATTATACGTAGCGCTCACGGAAATCGCAACGCACAATGGAGACGTCGATGCCGCAATGCGCTATGCAGAGCGCGCGAAAAGCCGCTCCGGCCAAGCATGGTATGCCGGCGACGTTAGCCGCGTTCGGGCGTTTGCCGAGATCGCGCTGGCGCGCGCGGCGTTTCTCGGCGATGACTATGCAGTCGCGCGAGAGCTCGCAGATCGCGCAGCGGCGCGGATCGATTTTCCACCGGTACAGCGGGCCGCTGCGCTGGGCGAATCTGCAATCTATACTCTGCTATGCGAGCCTAGTGCTGCGGCAACGGCGATCGCTCGCGCTCGCGAGGCACTATCGATAGCTTCACCCTCCGATGCTGCCGACGCGGCGACGCTCGCCACTGCCGATGACCTACTGGCATTCCTCGATGCAGCCAATGGTGTCGTGCATGCTTCGCTATTGACCGGCTGCGAACGTTTTGCATCGCTCATCGCGCATCGTCGAGGTTTGGTAACCTTGGAACACGCCGGTATCGCCGTCGGAAGCGCTCGGCGCGGTAGGAATAACAGCTCGGTTGCCTTTGACGCTACGCTCGAACTCCTCACGCGAGACGGTCCGCGTTTCGAAGCTCGGCTCGCACGTGCCTACGCATCGTCGTTCATGAAACCAAACTCTACGCAGCCCGTCGCGCCGGATTTGCATCTGACGCCACGCGAGCGAGAGATTCTCTCGCTGCTCATCGATGGCTTAACGAACAAAGAAATTGCAGAGCGGCTGATCGTAAGCCCCCGCACCGTGGAGACGCACGTCGAGCGTGTCCTCGGAAAGCTCGAAGTTGGCTCGCGCTCTCGCGCAATTGCAAAGGCGATACGACTTGGTGTACCTTCGCTCGATAGCCCGGGATGA
- a CDS encoding glycosyltransferase encodes MTPTVVAPRSPRFSIVIPAQNVDETVVACVERYADAFADSEIILVLYRQADPASDIIERITATKGNVVGLRVPDGVGRGGAVRAGILVGHADIVGYVDSAGSTPPSEMRRLCESMGDNDGVIGSRWLPASKVSGSRPLRLKIASRSYNLLVCLLFGLRYSDTKCDAKVFRRAALDRVMRVVETSNIAFDADILYAMKRLDMRVHEEPISWTEAPDSRLKLLPASLRSFAAVVRLRLHHSFLSGIVPLYDRVFPTNPVRLRDNLRILIINWRDPKHPQAGGAENYLLEQARLWTQWGHHVEWISGGFPGGSSRDSIDSIPIRRVGNFMTVYAGVPFVYLKEFRHRFDVIVDSFNGLPFFSPLFSMKPKVCILYHVHRELFKKHLGGWLGNALAWCEETFVPMIYRKVHFVTISQDTRHEMLAVGIGDSSAGLVRCGVGSELGPGSKSDVPTVLYLGRLKAYKRVDELIEIFANVRKEMPAAVLRIAGTGDALPTLRALVQRLGLGDSVVFEGFVDDARKLELLQGAWVMASLSEIEGWGISVIEANACGTPAVVHDVPGLREAIVHGTSGLIVPDGQDVGAAILRILQDAPLRAALERGSLARAQTFSWEIAAREMLYEMMRAISGLEVRGVDLDRRWTFFGAVGGRNSSSLLDTYSLRQ; translated from the coding sequence ATGACGCCGACAGTTGTTGCTCCACGATCGCCGCGATTCTCCATCGTCATTCCAGCGCAAAACGTCGACGAAACCGTCGTTGCTTGCGTCGAACGTTATGCCGACGCGTTTGCCGATTCCGAAATCATCCTTGTTCTATACCGCCAGGCCGACCCGGCGTCCGATATCATCGAACGTATAACCGCCACTAAAGGCAACGTCGTCGGCCTACGCGTCCCCGATGGAGTCGGCAGAGGCGGCGCCGTTCGCGCGGGCATCCTCGTGGGGCATGCAGACATCGTCGGATATGTTGATTCGGCCGGATCGACGCCGCCCAGCGAGATGCGCCGTCTATGCGAGTCGATGGGTGACAACGACGGCGTTATCGGGTCGCGCTGGCTGCCCGCGTCGAAGGTTTCCGGCAGCCGGCCCCTACGCTTGAAGATCGCGAGCCGCAGCTACAACCTGCTTGTTTGTCTGCTCTTCGGGCTTCGCTACTCGGACACGAAATGCGATGCCAAGGTTTTTCGCCGCGCGGCACTGGATCGCGTTATGCGTGTGGTCGAGACGTCAAATATCGCGTTCGATGCCGACATACTATACGCAATGAAACGCCTCGATATGCGCGTGCACGAAGAACCGATCTCGTGGACGGAAGCACCGGATTCGCGCTTAAAGCTTTTGCCCGCGTCGCTGCGCTCGTTTGCCGCCGTCGTACGCCTCCGTCTCCATCACTCGTTTTTGTCGGGCATCGTGCCGTTGTACGACCGCGTGTTTCCAACCAATCCGGTTCGGTTACGCGATAACTTACGGATTTTGATAATCAACTGGCGCGACCCTAAACACCCGCAGGCCGGTGGCGCTGAAAACTATCTCCTCGAGCAAGCCAGGCTCTGGACGCAGTGGGGTCATCACGTCGAGTGGATCAGCGGAGGATTTCCGGGCGGCTCTTCGCGTGACTCAATCGATTCTATTCCGATACGACGCGTCGGAAATTTCATGACGGTGTACGCGGGCGTACCGTTCGTGTACCTCAAAGAGTTTCGCCATCGGTTCGACGTCATCGTCGACTCGTTCAATGGACTGCCATTTTTCTCGCCGTTGTTTTCGATGAAGCCCAAGGTCTGCATCCTCTACCACGTTCACCGGGAGCTTTTCAAAAAGCACCTGGGAGGATGGTTGGGTAACGCGCTCGCGTGGTGTGAAGAAACGTTCGTTCCGATGATCTACCGCAAAGTGCATTTCGTGACGATTTCACAAGACACGCGCCATGAAATGCTCGCGGTGGGAATCGGCGATTCGAGCGCCGGACTCGTGCGCTGCGGCGTGGGCTCCGAACTCGGGCCGGGCAGCAAATCCGACGTTCCGACCGTTCTGTATCTCGGAAGACTCAAGGCGTATAAACGCGTCGACGAGCTCATCGAGATCTTTGCCAACGTGCGAAAAGAGATGCCGGCGGCGGTTCTTCGCATCGCCGGAACGGGCGACGCGCTGCCGACGTTGCGCGCGCTGGTCCAGCGCCTAGGGCTCGGTGACTCTGTGGTCTTCGAAGGGTTCGTCGATGATGCACGCAAGCTCGAGTTGCTGCAAGGCGCGTGGGTGATGGCCAGCCTTTCCGAAATCGAGGGATGGGGCATCAGCGTGATCGAGGCTAACGCCTGCGGTACGCCGGCCGTCGTTCACGACGTTCCAGGACTGCGCGAAGCGATCGTCCACGGCACGAGCGGTCTGATCGTTCCGGACGGGCAAGACGTTGGAGCGGCGATTCTGCGGATTCTGCAAGATGCGCCGTTGCGCGCCGCCCTCGAGCGCGGATCGTTGGCTCGCGCACAGACGTTCTCGTGGGAGATCGCCGCGCGAGAGATGTTGTACGAGATGATGCGCGCGATATCGGGCCTCGAAGTTCGCGGCGTGGACTTGGACCGGAGGTGGACGTTCTTCGGCGCCGTCGGAGGCCGCAACTCATCGAGCCTCCTCGATACGTACTCGCTGCGACAGTAA